From the Candidatus Zixiibacteriota bacterium genome, the window CGGCGCAAGACTCTCGGTCGACTCGGCCAGATAGTAGTCGAGCCAGAACGCCGTGTGCGACGCCAAATACCAGAAGTCAAAGAAATCCCCGCCCTTGCCCCGCCAGACATCTTCCGGGCAGCGGTGGACGGCGTTCTCCAGCATGGCGACGGCGGCGCCAGATTGCCTCCATAGGACTCGCTTCAACTGGTCATCCATCGAATCATCCTTTCTGCGTTCTTTGCTTCATTGTTATGCGTGAATCGGGTGCTCTGTCAATCGCATTCGGCGGATTTCATTGTAAGCATTTGCAGCTCCATAGCTTGCCACCGGAGTTGAAAGGCCGAGCACCGGCCTGCCCCAAGCCCCCGCTTGACTAACTGACGAGAATCGGTATATTACTCAATATTAACAGTTCGCCGCCCGAGCTACCGCTGCGGCGACAGAATTACTCTCGTTTTGGATTGCCCTGACTTGGTCTCAACTCGACCACAACTAGATGAAAACAAAGTGTTCCCTGAGCCCGGACTTCGCCGGTTCGACAACAAGATCGGAGGAAAGTGTGCCCGCAACTTTATGGCGGAGAATCAATAAGGCGAGTTTTGTCGCCGTTGCTTCACTCGTTCTTCTAACTCTATTCGCTTCCGTATCAGCAGCTGATTTCGAGAAGATTCCGATCGAGCAGGCGATTCGAGAATCACGCGAGGCTCACGAACTCGAGCGGCAGGGGAAGGCCCGTGGACTTCTGAAGTCGCGCGAGTTACTTCAACAACTTGGTGACCGCGGCGCGCTTCCGACGCAGTATCAATATGATGTCAAGTTCTACCGCATCGACATGAGCGTCAATACCACGACCGAAATCATCACGGCGCGCGTCGATATGCAGTCGGCGGCAACTCAGGACAGCGTCACTTTCTGCGAGATCGACCTCTACTCCAACATGACGGTGGATTCGATCCGTGTCGACGGCGCGGTCGCAACATTTACGCGCAACGGCAATGTGGTCAAGGCGTTTCTGCCGACGCCGGTGGATTCGGGACAATTATTCACCGTCGTAACCTACTACAACGGCCATCCGATCGAAGGCGGCTTCCAGGCATTCTCCTTCGACAGCTACGGCGGCAATCCGGTGATTTCCACTCTCTCGGAGCCATACCTGGCGCGCACGTGGTGGCCGTGCAAGGATCATCCGGACGACAAGGCCGACTCGGTGGACATCATCATCACCTATCCCAGCAACCTGTTCTGCAGTTCCAACGGCACGATGGTCGGCAACATCGACCTCGGCAACGGCACGCGGCAGACGTACTGGAAGGCGCGGTATCCGATCGCGACCTACCTGGTGAGCCTGGCGATGTCGAACTACTCGCACTGGCGCAACTGGTTCCACTACGATGTCAATGATTCGATGCCGGTCGACTTCTGGGTCTATCCTTCGCAGTTGGCGGCCGCACAATCCGGCTATGCACCAACAGTATCCATGCTCGATACGCTCTCGCGGCTGTTCGGGCTCTATCCCTTCATCAATGAGAAGTACGCGATGTCGATGTTCAACTGGGGCGGCGCCATGGAACATCAGACCAATACTTCGATCATCAACAACAACTACTCGCAGTCAATCATTGTGCACGAAATGGGCCATCAGTGGTGGGGCGATATGATCACCTGCCGCGACTGGCACCATATCTGGATGAATGAGGGATTCGCCAGCTACGTCGAGGCGCTCTGGTTCGAGTCGACCGGCAGTTTTGCCGATCTGCGCAGCTACATGAACGGCATGCGCTACACCTCCGGCGGCACGATCTACTGCACTGATACCACCGATGTCTGGTCGATCTTCTCCAGCCGCGTCTATGACAAAGGTGCGTGGGTCCTGCACATGCTGCGGCATGTCGTCGGCGACGCGAATTTCTTCGACATCCTGCAGACCTACTATGACGATCCGCGCTACAAGTGGAAAGACGTATCGACGGAGAATTTCCGCGACCTGTGCGAGGAAGTCACCGGCATGAACCTGCATCCCTTCTTCGACAACTGGATTTACGGCACCTATTATCCGCGCTATACCATGTCGTTCGCTTACGACCAGACCTCGGCCAATTCGTACCGCGTCTACGTGCACGTGCGGCAGAATCAGAGCACCAATCCGACGGTGTTCAATATGCCCAACGTCGATATCTCGGTGTATAACGGCACCTATCACGACTTCGCCGTGCCGAACACGCAGCGCGACCAGGACTATATCTTCGACCTGGTCGGCACCAATATGCCGCCGACCTCGGTCGTGATCGACCGCAACGATTGGATCTTGAAATCGACCTCGACCGAATCGTATGCCGTGCACATCATCTATGACACGCTCCGGGCCGGCAGCGAGGGGACGGCCTATGCCGACTCGCTGATCGTCCGCGGCGGGACCAAGCCGTACACGTTCCAGCTCATGTCGGGAAGTCTTCCGGCTGGACTGACGTTGAATACGGCGACCGGCGTGATCAGCGGCACACCGACCGACACCGGCGCGGTTGCGGTCTCGATCAAAGCCACTGGCATCAGCGGCGGCTCCGATACCAAAACACTGACCTTTTATATCGCGCCGCAGTTGTACGTCTCCGGCGATGCCGACGGCAGCGGCGCGGTCAACATCTCCGACGCAGTCTACTTGATCAATTACATCTTCTCCGGCGGACCGGCACCCACACCCTTGGCGGCCGGCGACCCGGATTGCAGCGGTGCGGTCAACATCTCCGATGCGGTCTACCTGATCAATTACATCTTCTCCGGCGGACCGGCGCCCTGCTAAGGGATAAGTCGCTGACGTGAATTAGAAACCGGGAGTCGCCAGCGGCTCCCGGTTTTCGTTTATAGCAGGCAATCTTGTGATACCGGATTCCATCATGCTGTGGCGTCCGTCCCGCGCATGCAACGGAGGATCAACTTACGCAGCTCGCTGATCCAGAGCACCGATGAGGCCATCAGCGCGCAGACCAGCCACTGCCCCGCCGTCAGCGGCGCAGTGCCGAACGCCGCATTCAGAAACGGCAGGTGCACGACGGCAAGCTGCAACAGCAGACCGAGTAGCACTGCTCCCAGAAGCCAGCGATTGACGAACATTCCCTGAAAAGCGCTCAGCGTCGCCGAGCGCGCGTTGAAGACGTTGAAGAGCTGGGCTAGCACCAGCACCGTAAATCCGGCGGTCCGCGCCACCTCCAGCGGCCCGATGCCGGCGATCACTCCTCCGGGCAGATAGAGGTCAATCGTCAATAGCGTTGCGACTGCCATGACCAGCCCCGTCGTCAGCACCTCCACCCACATCCGGCCGTCAATCACGCGTGCGTCGAGTCGGCGCGGCGGCCGCGCCATCACGTCTTCGGTCTCAGGGTCGACTCCCAGCGCCAACGCGGGCGCCGAATCGGTAATCAAGTTGATCCAGAGGATCTGCGTCGCCAGCAGCGGCAGCAAGAAGCCGCCGGACTCCGAGGCCAGCCCGATGATGCCCGAGAGCACGACGCCGAGAAATACCGTCAGGACTTCCCCCATGTTCGAACCCAGAAGATAGCGCAGGAATTTCTTGATATTGTCGAAGATGATCCGGCCTTCGCGGACGGCCGCCACAATCGTCGCGAAGTTGTCGTCCGCGAGAATCAACTTGCCCGCCTCCTTGGTCACCTCGGTGCCGGTGATCCCCATGGCAACGCCGATGTCGGCCGACTTGAGTGCAGGCGCATCATTGACGCCGTCGCCGGTCATGGCAACGATGTTGCCGTCGGCCTGCAGCGCATCGACAATTCTCAGCTTGTGCTCCGGTGCTACGCGGGCGTACACCGAAGTCGAGCGCACGGCCGCGCGCCAGGCGCTCTCGTCCAATTCGTCCAGTTCGATGCCGGTCAGCACGCGCGCACCGGGCACGACGATGCCGAGATCACCGGCGATCCGTGCCGCTGTTACCGGATGGTCGCCGGTGATCATCAGGACGCGAATGCCGGCACGCTGCGCCTCGCGGACGGCGACGGCGGCTTCCGGACGCGGCGGATCGATGATGCCGACGACGCCCAGATAAATCAGTTCCGTCTCCAGCGAATCCGTGAGCGGACCGGCGCCGTTGGCGACTGCCGGATCCTCGACGCGCCGGTAGGCGACACCGAGCGTCCGCAGCGCCTGGGCCGACAGCCGCTCCACTGCGGCGAGCGCCGCGGTGCGAAGCTTCTCATCGAGCGGAACGACGTCCTCACCAACTCGCACCGCCGTGCAGCGCCGCAGGAGTACGTCGGGCGCACCTTTCGAAACCAGCGAAACACGCCCGGTCTTGCCGTCGTGTTGCAGCGTGGACATCAACTTGCGTTCCGACGTAAACGGAATTTCGCCGCGCCGTTCAAATTGCGCCGTGTGCGCGCGGGTACCCTCAAGCTTGTGCGCCGCTACCAGAAATGCCGCTTCGGTCGGGTCGCCCTGAATCTCCCAATCGCCGTCGCGCTCGCGCAGGGAGGCATTGCCCGCCAGACTCCCACCGCTCAGTACCAACCGCGCCTCCATGAGCAGCTTCGGATCGATCGCCGCACCGCTGACTGTAACGGCTTCACCTTGGGGGTGGTAGCCGACGCCGGTCAAAGAGACTTCGCCGGAAACGGTGACGATCCGTTCAATTGTCATTTCGCTTTTGGTCAGAGTCCCGGTCTTGTCGGAGCAAATCACCGACGCCGAGCCGAGCGTCTCGACCGACGAGAGTTTTTTGACAATGGCCTTGCGCGCCGCCATCCGTTGAACGCCGAGCGCCAGCACGACCGACAGGATCGCCGGCAGCCCCTCCGGCACGGCGGCGACGGCGAGCGAGACGCCGAGCATGAGCACCCCCACCGCAGCCGCGGGCGTCTTGACGCCGAACACCAGGACAATTGTCGCGACCACAATGACGGCAATGGCGATCACCGCTATCCCCAGCCGTTTGCCGAGCCGCTCGATTTCGCGCTGCAGCGGCGTCGGGTCTTCCCGCGTCGTCTGCAGCAGCCGGGCGATCTTGCCCATTTCCGTGTCCATGCCGGTGGCGGTGACGATCGCGCGCCCGACCCCTTGCGTGACGGCCGTGCCTTTGAAGACCATGTTGTCGCGATCCGCCAGCGCCGCGCGCTTTGCCAGCTTCGCCGTGCGCTTGGTCACCGATTCGCTCTCGCCGGTGAGGGACGCCTCGGCGACCCGCAAATTGATTGCGCGCACCAAACGCGCGTCGGCGCCGACACTGTCGCCTTCGTTAAGAACCAGGATGTCGCCCTTGACTAATTCGTCAGTGTGGATTCGTTCGACCTGATCCTCGCGCAGCACCGCGGAGGTGGCGGCGGTCAAATTCGCCAGGGCCGCAACGGCATCCTCGGCGCGCGCCTCCTGCAGATAGCCCAACACGGCGTTCGCTGCAACGATAGTCAGGATGACGAGCGCATCGATCGGGACACCGTGGGCACCCTCAAGCGCCCAGGCAATCGCCGAGATCGCAATGGCGGCCAGAAGCAGATAAACCAGGGGATCGCGGAACTGGTGCAGGAACTTGCGCCACGCCGGAACCGGTGGGGAGCTGATAAGTTCATTTCGGCCGTCGCGCCGCAGGCGTTCAGCTGCCTCGGCATTAGTCAGCCCGTGCTCGGGATCGACGCCGAGCGCTGCCGCAATCTCACCAGCCTCACGCAGTGATGAGTCGGCGAAGAGGGAAGTCTCGCTTGGGTTTGTCACGGCAATCTCATATTTTCTTGTCCACCGCCTCATAGTACAACAAGGCTGGCGTTGCATGAAACACAATTGCAGGGAAAATCGCATCGCAAGCAGTTCTCCGCGTTAATCTTAGTTAATCCAAACTCGCCTGCGTCCGTGTGGATCTCTGCAAGTTCTTCAATTCCGTCAGATGCGACTTTTTTGAAACAAAATCGACCTATGAGATATACAATAGCATTGCCAGCACTCACTGCCGGTGTCAACCATCTCCAGCGGTGGGAGGCCGGAGCGTTTTCGCCAAGACCAGTTGTGGCTTTTCATGTGATCAGCGGCTTCCGACAGGAAAGGAATTTGACTTATGGTAGTACAGACGATGGCGAATCGCGCGATCGAACTGAAGCAGGACGCGCTCGATATGCTGAGGTCGCGCATCAAGGGGCCGATTTTCACCGCGGGAGATGCACGCTACGAAGAATCGCGCACAGTCTGGAACGGCATGATCGACAAACATCCGGCCCTGGTCGTGCGCTGTCTCGGCGTGGCCGACGTGATCGCGTGTGTCAACTTCGCGTGCGAACATGATCTGCTCCTTTGTATCAAGGGCGGCGGGCACAACATCGCCGGATTGGCCACGGCCGACGGTGCGATGATGCTTGATATGTCGCTCATGCGCGGCGTTTGGGTCGATCCCCAGCAGCGCGTGGCGCGCGCACAGGCGGGTTGCCTGCTGGGTGACGTCGACCGCGAGACGCAATTGCATGGTCTGGCGGCCGTCCTCGGTTTTGTCTCACTGACTGGCGTGACCGGATTGACCCTCGGAGGCGGCTTCGGTTATCTGACCCGCCGCTGGGGCTACACCACGGACAATGTCCTGGCGATGGAATTGGTCACGGCGGACGGCCGACTGGTGCGCGCCAGCCGGACCGAAAACCCCGACCTCTTCTGGGGACTGTGTGGCGGCGGCGGCAACTTCGGCGTCGTCACGGGAATTGACTACAAGCTGTATCCCGTCGGTCCGGAGATTGTCGGCGGCGTAGTGGCTTGGCCGGCAGAGGATGCGCCCAAGGTGCTGGCGTTCTTCCGCGACCTTGCGGCATCCGCGCCGCGAGAGATGACCCTGGTAGCGATGATGCGTCCGGCGCCGCCGGCGCCATGGCTGCCGAAGGAGATGCACGGCAAGCCGATTGTGGCGATGATGGCCTGCCATAGCGGCAAGCTTGAGGACGCCGAAAAAGCGGTCGCACCGATCAAATCGTTCGGCAAACCGATCGGTGACATCCTCGTGCGCCGCCCATATACGCAATTGCAATCGCTGCTGGATGCCACCCAGCCGAAAGGTCGGCGCTACTACTGGAAGAGCGAGTACCTGGCCGAGATTAGACCGGAACTTACCGACAAGTTCATGGCGCATGCCGCCAAGATTGTCTCACCGCACTCGGCGGTGATCTTCTTCCAGCTCGGCGGCGCCTTGAACGAACTGCCCAACGACCACTCGGCGGTCGGCAACCGCGACGCGCGTTTCGTGCTGAACATCGCCGGGTCGTGGGAACATCCGGAGGCAGATCAGGCTAATGTCGCATGGGCGCGCGCGGCCTGGAACGACATGAAATCGTTTTCTACCGGCGGCACGTATCTGAACTTCCTCACCGCTGACGACGGCCCCGAGCGCACGAAGGATGCGCTGCGTCAGGGACTGCAACGCCTGGGTGCGATCAAGAAGACCTGGGATCCGCACAACCTCTTCCGCACCAATCGCAACATCCATCCGGCATAAAGACCGTTCACGCGACCGGGGTCAACTGCCCCGGTCGCGACACAATTTCGACTGAGCCGCCGCGATGCGCTTCGTACAATATTTGTGCGTATGTCAATTAGACTGAAACGAGTCTACGATGCTCCAGATCCTCGCGACGGCTACCGGGTGCTGGTTGACCGACTCTGGCCGCGCGGTATCAGCAAGGATCGCGCCGGGCTCGACGAATGGGCCAAGGATTTGGCGCCCTCCAACGAACTGCGGCAGTGGTATCATGCCGATCGCAGTCACTGGGCGGAATTTCGCCAGCGCTATCTGGCTGAACTGAAAGCGCAGTCGGACCACTTGCGTGAGCTTGCTGCCCGGGCGCGCACTGGGGAAGTCACGCTCTTGTACGCCGCGGCCGACCCCGACCAGAATCACGCGATCGTCCTGATGGAAGCGATCAAGAAATACGCGGCATCCTGAACTGCCCCGTCGTCCGCGGCCCCCAAGATCGAGAACAGCGCCGGCCGCACTCGCTGGAGCCTTGCCATCGTCTGCCGGCAACGGTTTATAGCGTTTGTACTCCACGATTTATTCTTGACAATCCGCCCCGGCGGTGCTATACCGCTCATAGAACCCAATTAATCCGCTTGGCCAATCACAACCGCGATTCCGCTTCCCGCATTGGCGCGCAAAGTCATCATTAGCACTCAGGGAGGTTTTTCTCATGAAAGCACGTGTGCTCGCGATCGCGGCGATAGCGATCGTGCTGGCCGCGGCGAGCGCTGCGGTTTATGCCGACGTTCCGTCGCGCATCAGTTATCAGGGGCGGCTCACCAACGATCTCGGACAACCGGTCGATTCGGTCACCAACATCACCTTCGTCCTTTACGAGGATTCGCTCGGAACCGCTCAGCTCTGGGAGGAGACCCACCCCGCGGTCAAGATCACCAACGGTCTCTTCACCGTCTTGCTCGGCTCGATCAACCCGAATCTCATGGCGCAGTTTGAAGGCAAGGAACGCTGGTTGGGGATCAAGATCGGCGACGGCGCCGTGATGATGCAGGCGTTGCCGATCGTGTCGTCGACCTATGCTTTCAAGTCGCAGCGCACCGACTCGGCGGCGGTCGCCAAAGCCGTCGTCGATAATGCCATCACCAGCGCCAAGATTCTCAACGGCACAATTCAATTCGTCGACCTTAGTCAGAACGGCGCCGCTGCGGGCGAGGTCATTAAGTGGACCGGTTCGGCCTGGGACGCCGGCGCCGACGAGGTCGGCAGCAACCTCAGCGGCTGGACCGACGGCGGCAACGTGGTTGGTCTCACTTCAGCGGCCGATACGATAGCCATCAATACCGCCTCGCGCTTGGGCAAGCTGAATGTCGGCGGCGATATCGGCATCTATCCATCGGGGTATATCTACTTCGGCAACGATACGACCTACGTCCGCGGGCTTAGCGGCAATCTGCATCTTGAATGCAATGGCGTTTACTTCAACACGCGCGGGAACGTATTCATCGGTCATCCGGTCGACGGCAACTGGGTGAAATTCGACAATACCAACAAGCGCGTCGGGATCGGCACGATGTCGGTCGATGACAAACTGCACATAGAGAATACCACCGCCGGCGGCGCGTGCTGGTTCAAGATTCAAAACTCCGACGCCACCACCTGGGGCCAAACCGGCTTGCGAATTCAGACGCCGGCCAACACCTGGCACCTGCGGCAGGACCTCTATTCCGCCGCGAATTTCGCCGAAGGCGCCTTGTCGCTCTACAGTACCGGCGGCTCGGTTGAAGCGATGACCTGGCTGGAAAACGGCAATGTCGGCATCGGCATGACAACGCCCGGCAGTCACCGGTTGTACGTCAAAGGCGCCAGCAGCACCTATAGCGGTTCTACGATCTACGCCGAAAATACCAGCACTAACGGGACCGCTGCGTACTGCTACGTCAATTCGAGCTATCCCGCTTTGGTTGCCGCCCAGAAAGGCACCGGCGATATCTTCCGCTGCGTCTGGATCGATGCCGGCGATGTCTCGACCGCGGTTTTCCGTGTAACTGACGACGGGCGCGCCATATGTCCGGAGCTGGAACTCACCGGCGGCAGCGATGTCGCCGAGCCGTTCGAAATCTCCGGGGCAGACGCAATTTCGCCCGGAGCGTTGGTCGTCATCGATGAAGACAATCCCGGCCGACTGAAATTGGCCTCCTCGCCCTACGACGCGCGCGTCGCCGGTGTGGTGAGCGGCGCAGGCGGCATTAACCCCGGCATCACGCTGTCGCAGAAAGGCGTCAACGCGGGTGGCCAGAAGGTCGCCATCAGCGGCCGCGTCTACTGTCTGGCGGATGCCGGCTTCGGCGCCATCAAACCCGGCGATTTGCTGACAACGTCACCCACAGCCGGGCATGCCATGGTCGCCTCCGATCGATCTCGCGCTTACGGCGCCGTGATCGGCAAGGCGATGTCGGCGCTGGATTCCGGCACCGGACTGGTCCTCATCCTGGTCTCGCTCCAGTGACGGCGATGCGGGAAGAAAGTTGAAGAATGATTATGAAACTCTCTCACCTGAATCGTAACCGGCGCTGGACTGTGCTCGCAGCCGCGCTGGCGCTGATGCTGGCCGCGGTGTCGCTGGCTCAATCAAGCGACAAGCGGCTATTCACGGCGCAGCTCTGGAACCTGGATCATCCGGTGGACATCTACGTGTACAATCCGAATCGCGAGCCGCTGGAATTGCCGCCGCCGATGACGCTCCCCACCTATTCGGAATTCCACGGCAAGGGCATCAATGAGAACAACCTACCCGATGCCGTCAAAGTCGGCGGAAATATCACCATCTCCATTGACTATCAGGAT encodes:
- a CDS encoding FAD-binding oxidoreductase encodes the protein MVVQTMANRAIELKQDALDMLRSRIKGPIFTAGDARYEESRTVWNGMIDKHPALVVRCLGVADVIACVNFACEHDLLLCIKGGGHNIAGLATADGAMMLDMSLMRGVWVDPQQRVARAQAGCLLGDVDRETQLHGLAAVLGFVSLTGVTGLTLGGGFGYLTRRWGYTTDNVLAMELVTADGRLVRASRTENPDLFWGLCGGGGNFGVVTGIDYKLYPVGPEIVGGVVAWPAEDAPKVLAFFRDLAASAPREMTLVAMMRPAPPAPWLPKEMHGKPIVAMMACHSGKLEDAEKAVAPIKSFGKPIGDILVRRPYTQLQSLLDATQPKGRRYYWKSEYLAEIRPELTDKFMAHAAKIVSPHSAVIFFQLGGALNELPNDHSAVGNRDARFVLNIAGSWEHPEADQANVAWARAAWNDMKSFSTGGTYLNFLTADDGPERTKDALRQGLQRLGAIKKTWDPHNLFRTNRNIHPA
- a CDS encoding cation-translocating P-type ATPase gives rise to the protein MRRWTRKYEIAVTNPSETSLFADSSLREAGEIAAALGVDPEHGLTNAEAAERLRRDGRNELISSPPVPAWRKFLHQFRDPLVYLLLAAIAISAIAWALEGAHGVPIDALVILTIVAANAVLGYLQEARAEDAVAALANLTAATSAVLREDQVERIHTDELVKGDILVLNEGDSVGADARLVRAINLRVAEASLTGESESVTKRTAKLAKRAALADRDNMVFKGTAVTQGVGRAIVTATGMDTEMGKIARLLQTTREDPTPLQREIERLGKRLGIAVIAIAVIVVATIVLVFGVKTPAAAVGVLMLGVSLAVAAVPEGLPAILSVVLALGVQRMAARKAIVKKLSSVETLGSASVICSDKTGTLTKSEMTIERIVTVSGEVSLTGVGYHPQGEAVTVSGAAIDPKLLMEARLVLSGGSLAGNASLRERDGDWEIQGDPTEAAFLVAAHKLEGTRAHTAQFERRGEIPFTSERKLMSTLQHDGKTGRVSLVSKGAPDVLLRRCTAVRVGEDVVPLDEKLRTAALAAVERLSAQALRTLGVAYRRVEDPAVANGAGPLTDSLETELIYLGVVGIIDPPRPEAAVAVREAQRAGIRVLMITGDHPVTAARIAGDLGIVVPGARVLTGIELDELDESAWRAAVRSTSVYARVAPEHKLRIVDALQADGNIVAMTGDGVNDAPALKSADIGVAMGITGTEVTKEAGKLILADDNFATIVAAVREGRIIFDNIKKFLRYLLGSNMGEVLTVFLGVVLSGIIGLASESGGFLLPLLATQILWINLITDSAPALALGVDPETEDVMARPPRRLDARVIDGRMWVEVLTTGLVMAVATLLTIDLYLPGGVIAGIGPLEVARTAGFTVLVLAQLFNVFNARSATLSAFQGMFVNRWLLGAVLLGLLLQLAVVHLPFLNAAFGTAPLTAGQWLVCALMASSVLWISELRKLILRCMRGTDATA
- a CDS encoding DUF488 family protein — its product is MSIRLKRVYDAPDPRDGYRVLVDRLWPRGISKDRAGLDEWAKDLAPSNELRQWYHADRSHWAEFRQRYLAELKAQSDHLRELAARARTGEVTLLYAAADPDQNHAIVLMEAIKKYAAS
- a CDS encoding putative Ig domain-containing protein; translated protein: MPATLWRRINKASFVAVASLVLLTLFASVSAADFEKIPIEQAIRESREAHELERQGKARGLLKSRELLQQLGDRGALPTQYQYDVKFYRIDMSVNTTTEIITARVDMQSAATQDSVTFCEIDLYSNMTVDSIRVDGAVATFTRNGNVVKAFLPTPVDSGQLFTVVTYYNGHPIEGGFQAFSFDSYGGNPVISTLSEPYLARTWWPCKDHPDDKADSVDIIITYPSNLFCSSNGTMVGNIDLGNGTRQTYWKARYPIATYLVSLAMSNYSHWRNWFHYDVNDSMPVDFWVYPSQLAAAQSGYAPTVSMLDTLSRLFGLYPFINEKYAMSMFNWGGAMEHQTNTSIINNNYSQSIIVHEMGHQWWGDMITCRDWHHIWMNEGFASYVEALWFESTGSFADLRSYMNGMRYTSGGTIYCTDTTDVWSIFSSRVYDKGAWVLHMLRHVVGDANFFDILQTYYDDPRYKWKDVSTENFRDLCEEVTGMNLHPFFDNWIYGTYYPRYTMSFAYDQTSANSYRVYVHVRQNQSTNPTVFNMPNVDISVYNGTYHDFAVPNTQRDQDYIFDLVGTNMPPTSVVIDRNDWILKSTSTESYAVHIIYDTLRAGSEGTAYADSLIVRGGTKPYTFQLMSGSLPAGLTLNTATGVISGTPTDTGAVAVSIKATGISGGSDTKTLTFYIAPQLYVSGDADGSGAVNISDAVYLINYIFSGGPAPTPLAAGDPDCSGAVNISDAVYLINYIFSGGPAPC